The Ziziphus jujuba cultivar Dongzao chromosome 5, ASM3175591v1 genome segment aattttaaaataaaagataagctTGTGagtgataatttattttaatgaatttgtattgttcattctcataatagttttaatttatattttttttaaatttattattttaattagttactAATTATTCTTACTGTTTGcaaaaaattagattttgtaATCCTCtagtttttgcttttatttttttttatattttaatttaactaaattaattagatttattttgagaactaaaacttaaaaaaaaaatttaaatttgttttcctatgcatagatttattattttttgttagtgcagtttcaatggaaaaaaaatttacaaaattgaaattaataaaaatttatttatatttaattatatctcaaaaaaattaaataattaataattttctcaattaaaaaatatttattatcacttgaatataaaaatttaattaataattttacatttaaaaaaattaaaaataaataaattttatatcaaaaaatctattttataaaaaataatatttaactaCTGACCCTAAATATGTTTTTTGGGCCTAGGGCCTCTCAAAAATTGTTGAGAGGGCCCTGATATATTGTCTGCATGACCAATGATGGAATCAAATCAATGGGTCTGCTACGAATCACTTTGCAGGTTGCTGCAAAATCGTCAGAGGTTTTCTACGACTGGACTGTTTCGTACTGTTATCATGCCCACTCTCGGAGTTGAAAAACAGGTTGAATTAACTCCTTTAAGTGATGGCTATGCATGTAGCATATATGTGGTTGTTGTGTTGCATGCATATGGCTGCAGGCGATTGTGATAACTGATCGATTTCCATGGCCATTGTTCTATGCAACCACCAACGACGTCGTCCATATCAGTATTCGTAACAACTTGAGGGAACCATTTCTTATGATATGGTAATGATAAAATGGTTTTTATGAAGTGGGCAGTTGGTTTTGCTAATTCTCTGTTTATGaatgtaattataattaataaatgtatTATACATGAATATTATAATGTTGTAGGAAGGTATACATATGAGGAGGAATTCATGGCAGGATGGGGCACAGGAGACCAATTGCCCAATATTGCCAGGCCAAAATTATACATTTACTTTTTCAACTCAAGAATCAGATTGGAAGCTTCTTCTATTTCCCTCCGCTTCTGCTGCAGAAGGCTGGAGGAGGATGTGGTGCTATCCGAGTGAACAATAGGGAAGTTATTCCTCTTCCATTGGACCAACCCTATGGAGATCTGGATATATTGGTTGCCAATTGGTATAACGCCTTCCACTGGGTAGATACATATATGCTTAATAGGTTATGTTAGCTGACTCAAATTGTCAAAATTGGTACCAAATTTTgacctttttctttattattattattattattttatttttataataggCAGACGGGATTTATGGGCTGAAGCCCATTACGAAAACATCAAAACATGTCTAGAATGGTATACCTTGAGGATGGTGTTATGCTGCTAAATTAAAACAAGCTCTGCTACGCCATTAATGGAGTGTCGTTTGTGCATCCGGATACTGAGCTGAAATTAGCGGACTATTTCCAAATCAACAACGTTTCCACTTCTGGAATTATAGTTCCCGAAATGCCTTATGAAACTCGGATTCCCACATTGGGAACCTCCGTTGTTGATGATGCTATATACTGTGATTTCGTTCATGTGGTGCCTTTTAATCCCCTTCCTCATTTGCAGTCTTGGCACATCGACGGTTACAGTTTCTTCGTCGTTTGGTGAGTTTCATTTCCTTGTGATGTGATCAAATAAATACATTAATTCATCGTTTGGCTGTGAATTTGATGaacattaatattaatatatccaACCGAATTTGCAGAATGGAACAGGGGATTTGGAATAAGAGCAAGATGGCAAAATATAATATGGTGGATGCCGTTTCAAGGTCTACAGTGCAGGTTTCAACTTTTGAGATTCAAGTCAAGTGGTATccgtttttattgtttttacaaTGAGAATTTGACTGATATATTTGTTCCGTTGGTTGTATAACGTAGGTGTATCCATTCTCATGGACAGCAATAGTAATAAAGTTGGACAATCAAGGTATGTGGAACCTGAGATGTAGAGAAATGGTATATTGGTCAGGAGCTATACTTGCGCGTCGAAGCCCCTATTCCTCACAACGTCATCAAATGTGGAAAGGCTTATTTTCTTCAATAAGttacttatttatttgaacATATATTAATAGTCAGCGATAGAAGCAGCCAGTTTAGAAACCTACTCGAAGGAGTTGGTTAGTTTGGGAAATTATTGAAAGAGGAATGAAtgtatagttttaaaaaatcaaatcgtATCATTTTGATTTGTGGAGTGATTCTAAGGAAATC includes the following:
- the LOC112492005 gene encoding LOW QUALITY PROTEIN: monocopper oxidase-like protein SKS2 (The sequence of the model RefSeq protein was modified relative to this genomic sequence to represent the inferred CDS: inserted 2 bases in 1 codon; substituted 2 bases at 2 genomic stop codons); translation: MSRMVYLEDGVMLLNXNKLCYAINGVSFVHPDTELKLADYFQINNVSTSGIIVPEMPYETRIPTLGTSVVDDAIYCDFVHVVPFNPLPHLQSWHIDGYSFFVVXMEQGIWNKSKMAKYNMVDAVSRSTVQVYPFSWTAIVIKLDNQGMWNLRXVEKWYIGQELYLRVEAPIPHNVIKCGKAYFLQ